One window of the Bacteroidota bacterium genome contains the following:
- a CDS encoding gliding motility-associated C-terminal domain-containing protein, translated as MKKIILLLTLLVSFYSKEAFAQPANDECATAQNIGTLPAPAACAGTAPQLGATMTIPGTLVGATPASPYVYQPGCAGGTMAVPANDVWYSFTASSYQAVITINSTFATPNIAMYSGTCGALGGGVGGCAVGSGGTVTLTVEQMVIGTTYYIQVSGATGETGTFNMIIRNNKDCSDCINATTYTATPLPVNGMYNPGQVVSFCYHISQYTQINTNWLHGVQLTFGSGWNLASLTTTPPAACQTTPAGGTWAYYPAGCTSSATGTTFGPGFYFDTPDAGTNPGDNFGDNCTGVLGAGTWNFCFTIAVANGCAPGSNLSVTVNTTGDGESGSWSSLGCLDDPASVLPAVGACCIPTMASTPTTCVGNDGTATATPVGVSGPYNYEWTNSVGTVVSSTSGVAGANTATGLLPGTYTVTILNTALSCEVTNTVTVTAGGGVIATPTAGSNSPVCIGSTLNLTATTVAGATYAWTGPNAFASALQNPSIASVTALAAGTYTVVATSGGCTASSTVVVVINPPPTVTVPANMTVCNGANIGASAYSSTPAGGTFTWTNSNTAIGLAASGVGNTPAFTATNLGAAPITATITVTPTVAGCLGTPNTYTITVNPTPVAPTALGTSICTNNSTTLTATAPGGTYEWFNAPGGTLLFTGASFTTPVLTANTTYYVQTTILGCTSPLTPVTVTIAPGLIVNAGLDDTICFGGNTTLNATPTGAGYTYSWAPAAGLSNTAISNPVANPATTTTYTVTITDPGGCVGTDDVTIYSDPEITLAIAGIDVTCNGACNGQTIVIPAGGTPAYSYAWSSGCAAASCSPLCIGTYTVTVTDSWGCTSSGTATVIEPTLLTASITASTPTTCNGVCDGTATAAGNGGTIGGGYAFSWNTVPVQATATATGLCAGTYTCTITDANGCTATTTATITEPSIVVIAPIVSPTICFGGTTNLVASASGGNGGPYAYTWSPATGLDFTNIANPNASPVATTIYTVNATDVNGCAAAPVNVTVTVNPPLSVIVSPAVSICPGASAPISATGSNGSGGPYVYSWSPATGLSNPAISNPSASPATTTTYTVTVTDGCSPAVTATVIVTVLPLPVVTFSGDILSGCSPVCVIFTDASTVAGGTITNWNWSFGDGTTFIGQNPPLHCYSNSGTTDALFTVGLTVTSSLGGCTSTDSYLNYITVFANPVAEFTASPNPATILEPTVNFTDQSTSTFPIVSWNWDFGDGSSGSTATNPSHDFPNIIEGSYNVTLTVVDGNGCIDDVSHTIIINPEFTFFIPNAFTPNGDGVNDFFQGQGVGIKKYEIMIFDRWGNMIWYTDDINKLWDGKANHGKDMAQQDVYVWKVKLTDVFDKKHNYTGTVTIVK; from the coding sequence ATGAAAAAAATTATTCTTTTACTAACTTTACTGGTTAGCTTTTATAGCAAGGAAGCATTTGCTCAACCGGCAAATGATGAGTGTGCTACAGCACAAAACATTGGTACACTTCCAGCACCGGCAGCTTGTGCCGGAACAGCACCTCAGCTTGGTGCAACCATGACCATCCCTGGAACATTAGTAGGAGCCACTCCGGCCAGTCCTTACGTTTATCAACCCGGATGTGCTGGAGGAACAATGGCTGTTCCCGCAAATGATGTTTGGTATTCTTTTACCGCAAGTAGCTATCAAGCAGTGATTACAATCAATTCAACTTTTGCAACACCTAATATTGCCATGTACTCCGGAACTTGTGGAGCATTGGGTGGAGGCGTTGGAGGTTGCGCTGTTGGTTCCGGTGGAACAGTTACACTTACCGTTGAACAAATGGTGATTGGCACAACCTATTATATCCAAGTAAGTGGAGCAACGGGAGAAACAGGGACATTCAACATGATCATCAGAAACAATAAAGATTGCTCTGATTGTATTAATGCTACTACTTATACTGCAACACCTCTTCCGGTAAATGGAATGTATAATCCCGGACAAGTTGTTTCTTTCTGTTATCATATCAGTCAGTACACACAAATTAATACCAACTGGTTACATGGAGTACAATTAACCTTTGGATCAGGATGGAACTTAGCATCATTAACAACCACTCCACCTGCTGCTTGCCAAACTACACCAGCAGGTGGTACTTGGGCTTATTATCCTGCAGGATGTACATCTTCCGCAACAGGAACAACATTTGGACCTGGATTTTATTTTGACACACCAGATGCAGGAACAAATCCGGGAGATAATTTCGGAGATAATTGTACTGGAGTTTTAGGTGCCGGCACTTGGAATTTTTGTTTTACGATTGCTGTAGCTAATGGATGTGCACCTGGCTCAAACTTAAGCGTAACAGTGAATACTACTGGTGATGGTGAATCCGGTTCATGGAGCAGTTTAGGTTGTTTGGATGATCCTGCTTCTGTATTACCGGCTGTTGGAGCATGTTGTATTCCTACGATGGCTTCCACACCAACAACTTGTGTAGGAAATGATGGAACAGCAACAGCAACTCCTGTTGGCGTTTCTGGACCATACAATTATGAGTGGACCAACTCTGTTGGAACAGTTGTATCAAGCACATCCGGGGTTGCAGGTGCAAACACTGCAACAGGATTATTACCCGGAACATATACCGTAACCATTTTAAATACAGCATTAAGTTGTGAAGTTACAAACACTGTAACAGTAACTGCAGGCGGTGGTGTAATCGCTACTCCAACAGCTGGAAGTAACAGTCCGGTTTGTATCGGATCTACATTGAATTTAACAGCAACAACAGTTGCAGGAGCAACCTACGCGTGGACAGGTCCAAATGCGTTTGCATCAGCATTACAAAATCCAAGCATCGCAAGTGTTACTGCATTAGCTGCTGGAACATATACCGTTGTTGCAACTTCAGGTGGATGTACTGCATCATCCACAGTGGTGGTTGTCATCAACCCTCCACCTACCGTTACGGTACCCGCGAATATGACCGTTTGTAATGGGGCGAATATTGGCGCTTCTGCCTATTCGAGTACTCCTGCGGGAGGAACATTTACATGGACAAATTCAAATACCGCAATTGGCTTGGCTGCATCCGGTGTTGGAAATACTCCTGCGTTCACCGCTACAAATTTAGGAGCAGCACCAATAACAGCAACGATAACGGTAACACCAACTGTTGCAGGATGTTTAGGAACGCCTAATACATATACCATAACTGTAAATCCTACACCTGTTGCTCCAACAGCTTTGGGAACTTCTATTTGTACAAATAATTCAACAACCCTTACTGCAACCGCACCTGGCGGAACCTACGAGTGGTTTAATGCTCCTGGTGGAACATTATTATTTACTGGTGCTAGTTTTACAACACCCGTTTTAACAGCAAATACAACGTACTATGTGCAAACAACTATACTTGGCTGTACGAGTCCACTAACACCGGTTACAGTTACTATTGCTCCTGGTTTAATTGTAAACGCAGGATTGGATGACACCATTTGTTTTGGTGGAAATACCACTTTAAATGCAACACCAACCGGTGCTGGCTACACATATTCATGGGCTCCAGCTGCAGGATTAAGCAACACGGCAATCTCTAACCCCGTTGCCAATCCGGCTACTACCACAACCTATACAGTGACAATTACTGATCCGGGTGGATGCGTTGGAACGGATGATGTAACGATTTATTCTGACCCTGAAATAACATTGGCAATTGCTGGGATTGATGTGACTTGTAATGGTGCTTGTAACGGGCAAACCATAGTGATTCCGGCTGGTGGAACACCAGCTTATTCTTACGCGTGGTCATCCGGATGTGCTGCAGCTTCCTGCAGTCCGCTTTGCATTGGAACCTATACCGTTACCGTTACGGATTCATGGGGTTGTACATCCTCAGGAACAGCAACCGTTATCGAACCTACATTATTAACTGCATCAATAACAGCATCCACACCAACTACATGTAATGGCGTTTGTGATGGAACAGCGACTGCAGCTGGAAATGGTGGAACAATTGGTGGCGGATACGCTTTTTCATGGAACACGGTTCCTGTTCAGGCTACAGCAACTGCTACTGGCTTATGCGCTGGAACGTATACTTGTACTATTACTGATGCAAACGGATGTACGGCTACCACTACCGCAACAATTACAGAACCAAGTATCGTTGTGATTGCTCCTATCGTTTCTCCGACTATTTGTTTTGGCGGTACCACAAATTTGGTTGCGTCTGCTTCTGGCGGAAATGGTGGACCATATGCATATACTTGGAGTCCGGCTACCGGATTGGATTTTACTAACATTGCCAATCCAAATGCATCACCAGTTGCAACAACAATCTATACTGTAAATGCAACAGATGTAAACGGCTGTGCGGCAGCTCCTGTGAATGTTACAGTAACTGTAAATCCTCCTTTATCAGTAATTGTATCACCAGCTGTTTCAATTTGTCCGGGTGCATCTGCACCGATTTCTGCAACAGGATCAAATGGGTCAGGTGGACCTTATGTTTATTCATGGTCGCCTGCAACTGGCTTGAGTAATCCTGCCATTTCGAACCCTTCGGCATCACCAGCAACAACTACAACTTATACTGTAACCGTAACAGATGGATGTTCACCAGCAGTAACGGCAACAGTTATAGTAACAGTGCTTCCTTTACCCGTTGTTACCTTCAGTGGTGATATTCTTTCAGGATGCTCACCAGTATGTGTAATCTTCACAGATGCGTCTACGGTAGCAGGTGGTACGATTACCAATTGGAATTGGTCATTTGGAGATGGAACAACGTTTATAGGTCAAAATCCTCCATTACATTGTTATTCCAATTCAGGCACAACCGATGCATTATTTACTGTTGGTTTAACGGTTACATCTTCCTTGGGCGGATGTACATCTACCGATTCGTATTTGAATTATATTACTGTATTTGCAAATCCGGTCGCTGAATTTACAGCTTCACCGAATCCGGCAACAATATTGGAACCGACTGTAAACTTCACAGATCAGTCCACCTCCACCTTTCCTATTGTATCTTGGAATTGGGATTTTGGTGATGGCTCATCCGGTTCAACGGCTACAAATCCATCTCATGATTTTCCAAATATCATTGAAGGTAGCTACAATGTTACACTTACAGTTG